AGAACCTGCACGCCGGTCTCGAGGTTGCGCGCCGTCACGCCGTTGCCCGACTGGTCCTGCGCGTCGGTCGTCCAGGCAATCCAGCGTCCGGGTTTGTCGAAAGCGAAGTCCGCGACGTTGCCCACGTTCAGTTCGTTGCCGGTCGGGAGTTCGCGCAGGATGAGATCGGCACCCTTGGGCCGATCGCTGGCCGCACTGCCCGACCCAGCCGAAGCGCCGGGACCGCCGGTACCTCCGGCCGCAGAACCGGGCGTCGCACCCGCGCTGCCGCCCGCGTCGGCCTGGTACTTCAGCAGCGCCAGCCATCCGGACCTGCCGCCAGCGAACGCGAACCGCCGCACCCGCGGAAACTGCACATCCTTGCCTGTCGCCAGATCGACGAGCGCCACCCTGTCCTGCAGCGGCTTCCTCTGCTTCCTGAGCTGCGCCGCTTCCTTCTTCGTTGGCGCGACAGAGAATGCGACCCACGCCGAATCGCCGGAGAACGCCAGCGAGTCGCTGCTCCTGCCGCCCGGCCCTGCCGGCCCGCCGGCGCCGCCTGCGACCGCGCTCACGTCACCACAACCGAAGCGGTACTCTTTTTCGCCCTGCGTCTGCCGGACGACAACCTCGCTGTCCCCTTCGGTTGGAGACAACCGGTATGCCAGCCACTTCCCATCGTGCGACAGCACCGGGCCGTTGATGCTCTTCCAGGCAAGGATGTCCGCCATCGTGATCGGAACTTTCGCACCGGGCGGGTCCGGCGCGGCACCGAGCGAGGTGAGTGACAGCAGGCACACGAGGGCCAAGACCAGCGGCGTACGACGGATGTGGCTCATGGAACTCTCCTGACGATCTTCCTGAGCCTGCTGCACGACGCGAGCAGCAGGGCGCGGGCTGCGGTCCAGAACCGTCGGATTATAGCGCCACCCGACAATGAACTATGATCAGCCCGATGTTCAATCGACAACGAACCGGCTCGGTCGTGTGCCCGTCGTGCGGCAACCTGGTCGGCGTCAACGATGCCACCTGCTACACCTGCGGACGCCGCAATCCCGGGCTGTGGGGGTTCGCGCCGATCCTGCGGAGACTGGGCAACGACCTGGGGTTCACGCCCCTCGTCATCGGCGGCTGTTCGGTCCTCTACGTCGCCACGTTGTTGTTCTCAGGCGGCAACATCGGGATGAACGGCCTGTTCTCGCTGCTCTCCCCGAGTATGCCGGCGCTGTTCGTGTTCGGCGCCAGCGGCGCAGTACCGGTCTTTGGCTATGGCCGCTGGTGGACGATTCTGAGCGCGGCGTGGCTGCACGGAAGCCTCCTCCACATCGTGTTCAACATGATGTGGGTGCGCCAACTCGGTCCGGCGACGGCGGGCCTGTTCGGGCCGAGCCGATTGGTCATCATCTATACCGTGGCCGCCGCCGCGGGGTTCCTCGCCAGTTCGACGTTCGGTGTCCTCCTGCCGGGCATTCCGATCCTCGGCGGCGCCAGCTTCACGATTGGCGCATCGGCGCCGATCTTCGGGTTGCTTGGCGCGCTGGTCCGCTATGGTCATCGCACCGGCAGCAGCCTCGTGCGCGGTCAGGCGTGGGGCTACGCGCTGACGCTGTTCGTGTTCGGCCTGATCATGCCGGGCGTGGACAACTGGGCGCACGCGGGCGGCTTCGCCGGCGGCTACCTCGCAGCCCTCTGGCTCGATCCGCTGAAGGCTGAACGCGTGGACCACATGCTGATGGCGCTCGGCTGCCTGCTGCTGACCGTGCTGTCGATTGTCGCTTCGCTGCTGCAGACGCTGAGCATGGCGGGCGGCGGAGCGCGGTGATACCAGACTCGATTGGTCGGGTCGTACGTTCAGCTACCGGCTTCCCGGCACGATCGCCGGGATGTTGTCGTCCGCGCGGGAAGCGCCAACAAAAGCGAGGAGAAACCGCCGATTCCGTCCGGGACCGGCTTTTGCAGTAACATGGATGTCGGCCGATTGTGGCCCCTGTACAACGAGGAGCGGATCCGATGGCGATGATGATCAAGGAAGACTGCATCAGCTGCGGCGCGTGCGAGCCCGAGTGCCCGAACGAGTCGATTACCCAGGGCGATACGATTTACGTCATCGACGCGGTCAAGTGCACGGAGTGCGTTGGCCACTACGATTCGCCGAAGTGCGTCGAGGTGTGCCCCGTCGACGGCTGCATCGTGAAGATCGAAGCCTAGCCTGGTTCGACGCGGCGCTGGCGTGTTCCATTGGACGGTCTCCCGCCTTCCAGCCCGCAATCATTTCCGACAGTCAACGGGGACGCGCTCCCGCAGGGGCAGGGTTATCCTGCCCCGCCGGGCTCACCCGAGACCGTGTGTCCTCGTTGACCACAGTGACGTTCCTCTCCACTACGCGCTCCAGGAACACCAAGACACCAGGCACGCTGCGACCGAGACACAGAGACCCTCGTGCTTCAGACGCCATGGATTGGGCGTTTGGTGTAGAACATCACGCGCCCGAGCAGCGATTCCAGCAGAGCAAGAAGACATGCCGAGGCGAGCATGAACGCGCCGAGCGGCTCCGCGCCCGAGAGGGCGGGCTCGCGGAAGACAAACCACGCGCTGGCTGCCATGGCCGCGCCCACGAGCGCGAGGCGGACGGTAGCGATGCGCTGATGTCGCAGGAGCGAGAGGTCGCTCTCGGGCAGGCTTGCTCGCAGCGAGGCCTTCCGGCGGAGACGCATTTGCCAGGGAATGAGCACGGCTTCGAAGCCGCAGGCAGCCGCCGCGGCCAGTGCCAGCAGCCGCAGCGTGCAATCGAGCGCCAGCACCCGCTCCGGGAACGCGCTCGGTGGTCCGAGCGACGCATAGCCACCCAGCAGGCACGACCCAGCCACAAGCAGCCCGAGCAATGCCGTCGTCACGTAGAAGCCGATGACCGTCGTCACGTGGTTCCACGCAGGGCGCGTTGGCAGCCGGTAGATCTGCCCCATCGCATGCACGAGACCCACGCCGAGACCGGCAGTGATCCCGGCGAGCACCTCGTGGACCGCAGAGGTGGCGATCTCGAGCGTCTCAGCCGAGAGGAAGGCCGTGAGCGCCCCACCAAACGCCACGGCCATCAGGATCTCGATGCTCACCCACGACTCTGCCGCGTGGCACAGCGCGCGCCATGCGGCCAGCGGCCGGCCGAGATGGCCGAGTGAGGCCAGCAGCGAAAGCGCGAACAGACCGCTCACGACGACCAACGGGAGGCGTACGACGCCGGCGACGGCTCCTCCGAGGGCCGGCTGGAGGTGCACGCGGGCGACCCCGATCGCGAGGAAGCCCCCGACGGCTGCTTGCGCCAGCAGCGTGAAGGCGACCAGCGGCCATTCGCGACGACCGGCCGTCATCGCAGGATCTCCTCGTCGTTGGCCAGCTGAACACAGTCCGGCGACAGAGGGGACATGCGGGCGGGCGGGCTGATGACGACCGTCGCGCCCGTCTGCGCACCGTCGGGCAGCGGCGGGAGTTGTGCGAGCGTACCGTGCCGGGCCTGCAGTTGGTCGATCGGTCCCCAGTCGAGCGCGCGGAGCGGACACGCGGAGACACAGGCGGGCGGCCGGCCCGCGTCGCGTTCATCGGCACAGAAGTCGCACTTGCTCATGGTCCCGGTCGCCGCATCGAACTGCGGCGCCCCATACGGACACGCCCAGCCGCAGTAGCGGCAGCCGATGCAGGCGCCGCCGTCCACCGCCACGACACCGTCTGCCCGCTTGACGATCGCCTGCGTCGGGCACGACGTCATGCACGCCGGACGTTCGCAGTGCATGCACGAGAGCGAGATCGTGTAGGCGAAGACGGTCGAGCACCAGGCGTTGCCCTTCCGCGTCCACTCGCCACCTTCCACCTCGACGACGCGCCGCCACAGCCGCCCGGCCTCGAGGCCGTGTGCGTCCTTGCAGGCCAACTGGCACGCCTTGCACCCGCTGCAGGACGACACGTCGATATGGAACGCCAGGCCGGTCATGCGCGCACCTTCTCGACCTGCACGAGGTTCGAGTGCTGCGCATTCCCGCGGGCGCCGGGGGTCGGCCGCTCCGAGGTCAGCACATTCACGTTGCCGCGCTGATCGATTCCCCGTTCGTCGGGTGTCCACCACCCGCCCTGCGGGACGTCCACGAGCCCCGGGATGATGCGGCGGGTCAACCGCGCACGAATCTCGATCGCCCCGCGATCGTTGAATACGCGCACGAGGTCGCCGTTCTCGATGCCGCGCGGCGCGGCGTCGATGGGGTTCATGAAGATCCGCTGGGGCTGCGATTCCTCCAGCCAGTCCACGTTGTCGAAGATCGAGTGCGTCCTCCGCTGGTAGTGCCGGCCGAACGCCTGCAGGGGGTACTTCTCGAAGAGCGGATCCCACGGGCCGCCTTCCCATTCCGGGATGAACCTGGGAATCGGCGGGACGTGCTCGAGCGCCATGTCCGCGAGGCGCTGCGAGTAGATTTCGATCTTGCCGGACGGCGTGGCCAGGGGATGCTCGACGGGGTCCGCCCTGAACTCTCGGAACGCGACGTGCGGACGCTCGTACTTGAAGACGTGCACGCCCCGACGCCGGAACTCGTCGAACGACGGAAACGAGGGGTCGGCCTCGCGCGCCGGCGCGACCATCTGCTCGAGCCAGTCCAGTTCGCTCTTGCCTTCCGTGAACTCGGAGCCCACGCCCAGGCGATCCGCGATCGCCGCGCAGATGTCGTAGTCCGTTCGGCACTCGCCGAGCGGCGCGATCGCCTGGTTCATGAAGATCAGCGAATGGCCGTGGCCCCAGATGCCGCAGATGTCGTTCTTCTCGAACCACGTCACTGCCGGCAGCAGGACGTCTGCGAACCTCGCGCTCGGCGTGATGAACTGATCGATGCCGACGATGAAATCCACGAGCGACGGGTCACCGAGAATGCGAACAGTGCGGTTGACGTTCGCGTGCTGGTTGACCAGCGTGTTGCCGGCCGTATTGAACAGGAACCTCACGTTGGTCCGCAGGCGCGACTGTCCCTCGGGCAGGTTGGTCACGCCGTCGGCTGCCCCCATCTCCGTGCCTCGCACGATGGCGTCGGTCCACGTGAACACGGGGATCGATTCGGGGATTGGATTGCGGCCGCGCGGGAACTCCGCAATGGGCAGCGACCGGCTGATCGAGTACGACACTCCGCCCGGGCTGCCGCCCGGGATCCCGACGTTCCCCGTCATCGCGGCCAGCGTGACCGTACCTCGTACCGGCTGCTCGCCATAGGCGCGCCGATTGAACGACAGCCCCGCGAGGAGCGCCGCGGGTTTGGTGCGTGCGAACTCCCGCGCCAGCGCGACGATACGCTCGGAGGGAATCTGCGTGTAGCCCTCCGCCCAGGCGGGTGTCTTCGGGATCCCGTCGGACAGGCCGAGCACGTAGCTCCTGTACGAGGCGCCGACGGGAGCCCCCGCCGGGAGGTGCTCCTCGTCGAAGCCGACGCAGTAGCGGTCGAGGAACGCCTGGTCCTGCAGCCCCTCGGAAATCGTGACGAACGCCATCGCGTCCATCAGCGCGCTATCCGTCCCGGCACGCAACGGCACCCAGTCATCCGCCAGCGCCTGGGCTGTCGCACTGAAGCGAGGATCGATGACGACGATGCGGGCGCCCGCCCGACGCGCGAGCTTCAGCCGGTAGCTGGTGTTCGTGCCGAAGACGGTCTCGGTCGGGTTGAAGCCCCAGAGCAGGATCAGCCTGGCGTTGACCCAGTCGTCCGGGCTGTGGCCGGCGTCGGCGGTGCCGAGGCTGAAGGGCGTCGCCCACCGGGCCGCGGCCGAGCTGTACGAGTTGTGGTGGTTGAGCTGTCCGCCGAACACGTTCAGCAGGCGCTGTGACATGCGGCTGCCCGCAAACAGGCTGGCGCCGCCGGTGCCGTGCATATTGAGGAACGCCGCCGGTCCGTACCGATCCCGGGCACGAACCATCGCCTGCGCGACCGAGTCGATCGCCTCCTCCCAGGACACCCGCTCGAACCGGGCCTCGCCGCGCGCGCCGACGCGCATCATCGGGTGCAGGAGGCGGTCCGGATGGTAGATTCGGCGAAGATACGATCGTCCACGCGGGCAGGCGCGGAGCTGCGGATCGTCGTCGAGGTCGGGGCGCTCGTCGGTCGTCAGGCGGACGATCCGCCCATCCTTCACCCAGGCCTTCAGGACGCAATGGCCACCGCAGTTGTGTGCGCAGCCGCTGGGGACGACCGTGACGTCGCCCTCGCGGAGGGCGGGCTCCGCTCGAAGCGGCCGACCGCCGACCATGGCGCCGAGCGAGGAGAGAACGCGTGAGAGCATCTGATCTTGCGGGAGCGGCGCGCGCCGTCGGAGCCGCGCACCGCCGATACGAGGCCTCCCGCTGGCGGCCGACAGGTCTCACATGTTCTTGCGACGCTCGTCGCCCTGTCAACACCACTTGCCTCGGATCGCGGCGACAGACTACGCTGAAGGGCCGTCGAGTTGCCCCCCGGAGTGCCGCCATGCCTGTCCGATTCGATGTTCGCTTCCTGCTGTTGGTCGTGTCACTCGCGCTTCTGGCACCAGCGGTGGTCGTCGCCCAGCCCGCCTTCGCCTCGTTCTTCACGGACAAGACGATGCGCGTGGACTACTACCACACCGGCGGCGGCCAGGAGATCTTCGCGCTCGATCAGGTCGTCTCCGATGGCCCGTGGCCGGGCAGTCGAACGAAGCTGCTCGACGACACGAACCTCGGGCCTTACTTCTTCGAGGTCATCGACCGCAAGACGAACCAGCCCATCTTCTCCCGCGGCTTCGCGTCGATGTACGGTGAATGGGAATCGACCGACGAGCCGAAGCAGGGAATTCACCGGTCGTTCCACGAGACGATCCGCTTCCCGTGGCCGGCCGGCCCGGTGCAGGTCGTCGTCAAGAAGCGGGACAAGCTGAACGCGTTCCGTGAGGTGTGGACGACGACGATCGACCCGGCGTCGCGGTTCGTGAACGCCGCAGACCAGAAGCCGATCGGGAAGGTGTGGACGGTGTTCGAGAACGGACCGGCCGCCACCAAGGTCGACCTCCTGGTCCTCGGAGACGGCTACAGCGAAGCCGAACTGCCGAAGTTCCACGCGGACGTCAAGCGTCTCGTGGACAAGTTGTTCGCGACCGAACCGTTCAGGAGCCGCAAGTCTGACTTCAACGTGCGGGCGGTCGATCTGCCGACCGCCAAGAGCGGCGTGAACCGGCCGCGCACGGCCGACTTCCGCCGAACCCCGATTGGCGTCTCGTACAACATCTTCGACTCGGAACGCTACGCGCTCGTCGAGGACAACCGGTCGATGCGTGACATCGCGTCGGCCGCACCGTATGACTTCCTCGAAGTCCTCATCAACGAGAAGCAGTACGGCGGCGGCGGCATCTTCAACGACCACGCGACGGCTGCTGTCGACACCGCGTTCGCCGACTACATCTTCGTCCACGAGTTCGGCCACCATTTCGCCGGCCTGGGTGACGAGTACTACACGTCGGACGTCGCCTACGAGACGGGCGTCCAGGACCGGCCGGAGCCCTGGGAACCGAACGTCACCGCCCTGAAGGACCCGACTGCGTTGAAGTGGAAGGACCTCGTCGAGGCCGGCACACCGCTGCCGACGCCGTGGGAGAAGTCGACGTTCGAGAAGAAGAGCCTCGAGACGCAGGCGCGCCGCCGCGACCTGCGCGCGAAGAACGCGCCGGAGTCGGAGATGAACGCGCTCTTCACCGAGGAGCGCAACTGGGAGACGCCACTGCTCGGCCGGATGCCGTACTCGCACAAGGTCGGCGCGTTCGAGGGGGCGTCCTACGAGGCCACGGGTCTCTTCCGCCCCGAGGCCGACTGCATCATGTTCACGCGAGACGATGTCGGCTTCTGCCGCGTCTGCCAGCGGGCCATCTCGCACATCATCGACATGTACTCAAAGTAGCACCTGCGTGACCACAGAAACCGCGTCATCGGCCTCGGCAGCCCCGCTCGCCGAATTCACCGTCAAGGCAGTCATCACCGGTATCGTCCTGGGAATCGTGTTCGGCGCCGCGAACGCCTACCTGGGATTGCGCGTCGGCATGACCGTGTCGGCCTCGATCCCCGCCGCGGTCATGACCGTCGCGATCTTCCGGCTCGTCGGGCGGAAGGGCACGATCCTCGAGGCCAACATCTCGCAGACGATCGGCTCGGCCTCGACGGCGCTCGCCACGGGCAGCATCTATACGCTGCCGGCGCTCTTCATGTGGGGCATCATTCCGCCGTACATGCAGGTCGTGGCGCTGTGCTTCCTCGGCGGCGTGCTCGGCCTGGCTGCGATGATTCCCCTGCGCCGGCTGCTCATCGTGGAGGCGGCCGCCGAACTCCCCTACCCGGAGGGTACCGCCTGCGCCGAGGTACTGCGCGCGACGGCCGCCGATTCGAGCGGAAGCATCTGGATCTTTCGAGGCATGGCGGTTGGTGCCGCCGTGAAGATCCTGGTGTCGCTCGCGTTCCTGATGCCCTCGTCGGTTCACGCCGCGCTGCCACCCATCCTGCCGAAGGCTGAACTCGCACTGGAACTGGCGCCCGCGCTGTTCGGCGTCGGCTACATCCTCGGGTACCGCCAGTCGGCGATTTGCGTGGCCGGCTCGCTGGTCTCTTCGCTGGCACTCACGCCGCTCATCGCGTGGCTCGGCTCGACCCTTGCGGTCCCGCTCTACCCCGAAACCACGCGGCTCATCTCCGCGATGTCTGCGACCGATATCTGGGCCCGCTATGTCCGGTACATCGGTGCCGGAGCCGTAGCGACGGCCGGCATTCTGACCGTCGCTCGCGGCCTGCCGACCATGGTGAGCGCGTTCGCGGCCGTGGCCAGGGGCATTCGGCAGGGTTCGCACGTACACGGCGCGGGCGCCACCCAGGCCGGTGCCCTGGCGGGCCAGCCAGCTGGTCGCGCGGCCGCCGGCCTCCATGCCCCCGACACCGATCGCGACCTGCCGGGCTCGTTCGTCATCGGCGCAATTGTCCTGGTCGTCGCGGTGGCGGCGCTCGTGCCTGGCGTCTTCGCCGGCAACATGGGTCCGTTGCCTCGCGCCATATGCGCCGCCGGCGTCGGGCTCTTCGGAGTCCTCTTCGTCACCGTCGCCGCCCGCATTGTCGGCATCGTCGGCGTCACCTCACAACCGACGTCCGGCATCGCGCTGATCACCATCCTCGGCGTCGCCTCGGTCTTCGCCGCGATGGGATGGAACGACCCGGGTGCCCGCGCCGCGGTGTTGACCGTCGGCACCATCGTCGCCATTGCCGGATCGAAGGCGGGAGATATCTCGCAGGATCTCAAGACCGGCTACCTGGTCGGCGCCACCCCCGCGCGGCAGCAGTTCGGACAGTTGATCGGCGCCTCGTTCGCCTGCTGGGCCGTGGCCGGCACCGTCATCCTGCTGGGCACCGCCTATACCTTCGGGTCGAGGGAACTGCCCGCGCCGCAGGCCACGCTGATGAAGACGATCGTCGAGGGTGTGCTGTCGGGCGCACTCCCGTGGGGGCTGGTGTTGTCTGGCGGCGGCCTCACGCTCGGGGCGATGCTCTGCGGCGCGTCGGGGCTGGCGTTTGCGATCGGCGTGTATCTGCCCCTGGCCTCGATGGCCGCGCTCTACGTCGGAGGTTGCGTGCGGAAGATCGTCGAGCGGCGGGACGGGACCGCCGGAGGGAACAGCAATCCAGGCGTGCTTGCGGCGTCCGGTCTGGTGGCAGGTGAGGGTCTCGCTGGCGTCCTGGTTGCCGGCTTGGTCGCCTCTGGCCTCGCGCCGAAGTCGATGGCGCCGAGAATCGGCGGTGCCGCCGGCGAACTGGCCGTGGCGCTGGTCATCCTCGCCACGTGCGCGTTCCTGTGGAGAGCCGGAAGGATCAAGGCAGAGGCGGCGCGCTGACGGGGAGCACGGACGCGGCAGGTGCTGAAGGTGTTATGGGTGCCGCGGGTACCAGGGTACCGTGGGAGGCCGCACCTGCCGCACCCGCAGCACCCTCGGCACCCCCAGCACTGGAACCTCCGGCACCCCCAGCACCTTTAGCACCTCCAGCACCCTGAGCAGCCCGTGCCCCTGGCTAGTAGACGACCGCTCCCACCGTCTTGATCTGGAACCCCGGTGCCGCCGTCTTCATCTCGCTGCCGGTCTTGGCTTCCTTGGCGTCGGCAGCGTACTCCTTTGCCATCTCGGCGCTCACGGGCTCGAATACGCCCTCGGCCGATGCTCTCTTGCCCTTGGCGGACACGGGGAACACGATTTCGCCGTCCTTGACCTTCAGACGCAGCGTCCTGCCGGTCTTCGCGTCGGCCTTCTCGTCGCGCAGGTCCATCCAGCAGCCGGCCTTGTCGCACACCGCCGTGATCACGCCGTCAATCCGAACCGTCCTGCCAACGTGGTCCTTCGAGTTGGTCAGCAGCGTCTCGATGGGCGTCGCGGTCGTCAGCTTCACACCCGCGCCGTACTTGGTCCCCTCCGCCGCCGTCACCGTCATCGTTGCCGCCACGCACAGCGCCACGGCCGCTCCGAACAATGCTCGCATGATGAATCCTCCTCTTGAACCCGCAGGGGGGCAGATCGCCCCGAAAGACAACCCGCAATCTTGAGCCGACCGTGTACGGGATGTCAATCTCCAGAGGCTCGCAGCCTGTCGTTGACCTGGGCCATGACCTCGAACGCGTCCGCGACGTACACGACGTCCGCCTTGCCGCGCGCCCGCCCGCAGTTGGGATCCAGGTTCACGGCGCGGCGTTCGTTCACGAACCGCCAGCCGACGACGTGGGGTTCCTCGCCGTGGCAGCAGGTGGCCAGCCCCTTCGGATGGCGCGGAGTGGCGCCGGTCTGGCCGATCTGATTGAGGTGCGACATGAACGGCAGAACCGCGTGCCCCTCTCCGCTGAGATCGACCAGCGACTTGCTGCCGCCTCGGCAACGTGCGGCTGGCCGTCCTGCTGCTCTTCGTCCAGCCTGCCCCGGCCACGAGCAGCAAGGCGCTGTCTGTAGTACCACCGGCTGACGCTCACGCCGGCCCCGTCGACGCTCCCGCCCGATCCACTCGACGATCTCGCGGGCAATCTCGCGTGGCGGCAGGTCTTTGACGATGCGCGTGGCTCGCCGCTGGGCTGGCACCTTGACGAGCGGACCGGCGGCAGGCGTGGACGGCCAGATCTGCACGGTTCCAGCCGCCACCATTGCGTGATCGGCCATCTCTCACGGGCGAAACGCCTCCGGCCGGAGGCCTGAGCCCGCTCTACGCCGGGTAGTCCAGGGCTTCCGGGATCATGACCTTCGTCAGCGCATCCGCCGCGCGGTCCTTGGCCAGTCGTGAGCCGGTCAGGCATCCGTCGAGGCGCGTGCGCAGACGCACGAACTCCTCGAGACCCGCGAACGGCGCACACGGGCCGGCCTTGGGACGGTGGGATCCGTCGATCGCGATTACGTCCGAGTACGAACCCGCCGCGCTCTCGATCCCGGGCATCAGTTGATCGAGCGCGGCCAGATCTTCGGCTCCGTAGCAGCCTGCACAGCCCTCGTCGTCCCACGCCGGGTGCCGGTTGTAGCCGAACACGAGTTCGGCGGCGACGCGACCCACTTCGCCCGCGGCACGGGCGGCCTGCACGTGACAGAGGTCAGTGAAGAACTGCACCATGCCGGCTAGTCCCTCGACGAGCGTCGGGTTGTTCGGCCCCTCGGCCTCGAGTTCGAGTGTGTCGAGGATCTGCGCTCGCGACGCGAGCAGCCAACAGAGCGCGTCGGCCAGGGGGAACGTCACGCCCTGCCTCGCCGCCTGATACAGCGTGTTGCCGGACGCATCGTTCGCCCGCTGCAGGTGGTGCAGCGTCCAAAGCCAGAGTTCCATCGCGCTCGCCACCGCGCACGCGCCCGTCCCCGGCCGTCGCGCGGCCAGGTGCCGCATCTCACTGATCCAGATTTCGAACTGCGTGAGGAACACCTCGTCGATCATCGTGATCGCGAGCTGTCGGCGCTGGACCGACTCCGGCCCCTCGTACGTGGCCTCGAGCTGCGCATCCATCCACTTGTGTCCGAGGAAGCCCGGACAGTCCTCGGTGATGCCGCAGCCGCCCATGAGGCTCACCGCCTCGCGCATCACGGTGGCACCATAACCGGTGTTCCAGAGCTTCCCGGCCGGACACAACACGTCGGCGAGCGAGTTCTGCACCAGGAACCGGACGAGGTCGTCGGACCCGAGCACCTGATAGCGCTCGTCGTTCCGCATGCCTTCGGGCTTCACCGACTCGCGGAGATACTCGACGGCGTCCTTCTGCAGAGCCCTCAACGCGCGGAACTCGGACGCGGGCCCCGCGATCTTCTTCGCGGCGAGCACCTCGTTCTTCCGCTGCTCGAGCGGCTCGAGTTCATCGAAGCAACGCGCGGCGGAAAACCCCAGCGACGCCGCGGCTTCACCGGTGGCCCAGACGTCGATGAGGCGGTGCAGCGCGTCCTCGCGCTGTTGCAGGCCGAGTTCGTACTGGGGCGTGCCGGGCGCGACCGCATCGCCGCCACGGAAACGCCCGCGCTGGTAGCGGAGGATCGGCTCGACCGCCGAGAGCAGCTTGGCCGCGGTCATGGCGCCGACCGTCACCCGCGTGCGCCGGAACACGGCCTCGATGATCTCGCTGTGGCTGTGGCGCGGAACGATGACGCCGTGCCTGACCGTGTAGCCG
This Vicinamibacterales bacterium DNA region includes the following protein-coding sequences:
- a CDS encoding DUF4920 domain-containing protein, translating into MRALFGAAVALCVAATMTVTAAEGTKYGAGVKLTTATPIETLLTNSKDHVGRTVRIDGVITAVCDKAGCWMDLRDEKADAKTGRTLRLKVKDGEIVFPVSAKGKRASAEGVFEPVSAEMAKEYAADAKEAKTGSEMKTAAPGFQIKTVGAVVY
- a CDS encoding acyl-CoA dehydrogenase family protein; its protein translation is MDTSVGAMTIERLRTLPGDDARQIMWRFVGRYDVQMLVQSARAVARGPVARLVAAGGRNTHEWTAQKHALLEDFDRAGITTASLEPAVGGVIEGPKNLALALVAFELSWVDAGAATGSLAQHLALAPIHERGTPEQREAYMVKAAGGDGRPPMRGAFCLTEPIPYVGVETGLLGGKIRVAEWKDGEEPILQVDKRGRFITNMGFADFVTVAVDSGDPRIQGSCMVILEKTDPGVFDPGVPTRKLVHQLSSTNDPIFSLKIPAGRIIGGYTVRHGVIVPRHSHSEIIEAVFRRTRVTVGAMTAAKLLSAVEPILRYQRGRFRGGDAVAPGTPQYELGLQQREDALHRLIDVWATGEAAASLGFSAARCFDELEPLEQRKNEVLAAKKIAGPASEFRALRALQKDAVEYLRESVKPEGMRNDERYQVLGSDDLVRFLVQNSLADVLCPAGKLWNTGYGATVMREAVSLMGGCGITEDCPGFLGHKWMDAQLEATYEGPESVQRRQLAITMIDEVFLTQFEIWISEMRHLAARRPGTGACAVASAMELWLWTLHHLQRANDASGNTLYQAARQGVTFPLADALCWLLASRAQILDTLELEAEGPNNPTLVEGLAGMVQFFTDLCHVQAARAAGEVGRVAAELVFGYNRHPAWDDEGCAGCYGAEDLAALDQLMPGIESAAGSYSDVIAIDGSHRPKAGPCAPFAGLEEFVRLRTRLDGCLTGSRLAKDRAADALTKVMIPEALDYPA